In a single window of the Raphanus sativus cultivar WK10039 chromosome 9, ASM80110v3, whole genome shotgun sequence genome:
- the LOC108825911 gene encoding beta-glucosidase 15-like, whose product MRGKYLSLLLLIVLACNEVIAKNNSSTPKLKRSDFPKDFIFGSATSAYQVEGAAHEDGRGPSIWDTFSEKYPEKIKDGSNGSVADNSYHLYKEDVALLHQIGFNAYRFSISWSRILPRGNLKGGINQAGIDYYNKLINELLSRGIKPFATIFHWDTPQALEDAYGGFRGAEIVNDFRDYADICFKHFGDRVKHWMTLNEPLTVVQQGYVAGVMAPGRCSKFTNPNCTAGDGATEPYIVGHNLILAHGAAVKVYRKKYMASQKGQVGIALNAGWNLPYTESAKDKLAAARAMAFTFDYFMEPLVTGKYPVDMVNNVKGGRLPTFTAKQSKMLKGSYDFIGINYYSSSYAKDVPCSTENVTMFSDPCASVTGERNGVPIGPKAASDWLLIYPKGIRDLVLYAKYKFKDPVMYITENGRDEASTGKIFLKDGDRIDYYARHLEMVKDAISVGANVKGFFAWSLLDNFEWAMGYTVRFGLVYVDFKDGCKRYPKKSAQWFRKLLNGNKNM is encoded by the exons atgAGAGGTAAATATCTTTCTTTACTACTGCTGATTGTCTTGGCCTGTAACGAAGTCATTGCCAAGAACAACTCTTCAACACCTAAACTGAAACGAAGTGATTTCccaaaagattttatttttgggtcTGCAACGTCTGCCTACCAGGTCGAAGGAGCTGCTCATGAAGATGGTAGAGGACCAAGTATCTGGGATACCTTCTCGGAAAAATACCCAGAGAAGATAAAAGATGGTAGCAATGGATCTGTTGCAGACAACTCTTACCATCTCTACAAGGAGGACGTGGCTTTATTGCATCAAATTGGTTTCAATGCCTACAGATTCTCAATCTCATGGTCTCGAATCTTGCCTCGTGGGAATCTAAAAGGAGGAATCAACCAGGCTGGTATTGACTATTACAACAAGCTAATCAATGAGCTTTTGTCCAGAGGAATCAAGCCTTTTGCCACAATTTTCCATTGGGATACGCCGCAAGCCCTTGAAGATGCTTATGGTGGATTCCGTGGCGCAGAGATTGTGAATGATTTCCGCGATTATGCGGATATTTGCTTTAAACATTTTGGAGATAGGGTGAAGCATTGGATGACACTGAACGAACCATTGACTGTAGTGCAACAAGGGTACGTTGCGGGTGTAATGGCTCCAGGAAGATGCTCCAAATTTACTAACCCTAATTGCACAGCCGGAGATGGAGCCACCGAGCCTTATATCGTAGGTCACAACCTTATCCTTGCTCACGGAGCCGCCGTCAAGGTCTACAGGAAAAAATACATG GCGTCTCAAAAAGGTCAAGTCGGTATTGCTTTGAACGCTGGTTGGAACCTGCCCTATACAGAATCCGCCAAGGATAAGTTAGCCGCAGCACGCGCCATGGCCTTCACATTCGACTACTTCATGGAGCCACTTGTGACCGGTAAATACCCGGTCGACATGGTCAACAATGTAAAAGGCGGTCGGTTGCCTACATTCACGGCAAAGCAATCTAAGATGCTTAAGGGCTCTTATGATTTCATTGGCATAAATTATTACTCTTCTTCATACGCAAAGGATGTCCCGTGCTCCACTGAAAACGTTACAATGTTCTCTGATCCTTGCGCAAGCGTCACAGGCGAAAGAAATGGAGTTCCCATCGGCCCAAAGGCTGCATCGGATTGGCTTTTGATATATCCAAAAGGTATTCGTGATCTTGTCCTCTATGCAAAATACAAGTTCAAGGATCCTGTCATGTACATAACCGAAAACGGTAGAGATGAAGCTAGTACCGGTAAAATCTTTCTGAAAGACGGTGATAGGATCGATTACTACGCTCGACATCTGGAGATGGTCAAAGATGCCATCTCTGTTGGAGCAAATGTGAAGGGATTTTTTGCTTGGTCGTTGCTAGACAATTTCGAATGGGCAATGGGATACACGGTTCGGTTCGGGCTGGTTTACGTGGATTTCAAGGATGGTTGTAAGAGATACCCAAAGAAATCAGCTCAATGGTTCAGAAAGTTGTTGAATGGGAACAAAAACATGTGA
- the LOC108826678 gene encoding LOW QUALITY PROTEIN: heme oxygenase 4, chloroplastic (The sequence of the model RefSeq protein was modified relative to this genomic sequence to represent the inferred CDS: inserted 1 base in 1 codon), translating to MATTRFNVSSRFTASIGLDYERYVGLKARTSRISYPQTLATLRHHPIRIANEDRTXVVNAEVAGGETPNRSYPENPKGFVEELRFVAMRMHPRDQAKEGTREYKYPQDGPVATWKFTLEGYLMFLAENKLVFDTLERIIHDSTVPTYAAFKNTGLERANNLGRDLEWFKEQGHYIPEPMAHCETYSKYLKDIAENDPPAFICHFYNIYFAHSAGGRKIGTKVSEKILDNKELEFYKWDGPISELLKNVSEELNKVSELWTREEKNHCLEETEKAFEFYGELFLSLVS from the exons ATGGCTACAACCAGATTTAACGTCTCTTCCCGCTTTACCGCGAGTATAGGACTCGATTACGAGAGGTATGTGGGTCTGAAAGCTAGGACATCGAGGATTAGCTATCCCCAAACCCTAGCCACTCTTCGACACCATCCGATCCGAATAGCAAACGAAGATCGGA TAGTTGTGAACGCTGAAGTGGCAGGTGGGGAGACACCGAACAGAAGCTATCCAGAAAACCCGAAAGGGTTTGTCGAGGAATTGAGGTTTGTAGCGATGAGAATGCACCCGAGAGACCAAGCGAAAGAAGGCACAAGAGAGTACAAATATCCCCAAGACGGTCCTGTTGCGACGTGGAAGTTCACACTCGAAGGTTACTTGATGTTTCTGGCGGAAAATAAGCTTGTATTCGACACGCTTGAACGTATTATTCACGACTCTACTGTCCCAACTT ATGCTGCGTTCAAAAACACGGGATTGGAAAGGGCAAATAATTTGGGTAGGGATTTGGAGTGGTTCAAGGAACAAGGTCACTACATTCCCGAGCCAATGGCTCACTGTGAAACATATTCAAAGTATTTAAAGGATATAGCAGAGAATGATCCTCCAGCATTCATTTGTCACTTCTACAACATCTACTTTGCACATAGCGCCGGTGGTAGAAAGATTGGGACAAAG GTATCTGAGAAGATACTCGACAATAAAGAACTTGAATTTTATAAATGGGACGGCCCCATTTCTGAATTGTTGAAGAATGTGAGTGAAGAATTGAACAAAGTCTCTGAG TTGTGGACgagagaagagaagaatcaTTGTTTGGAAGAGACAGAGAAAGCGTTCGAGTTTTATGGGGAGCTTTTTCTTTCCTTGGTGTCCTGA